In the Staphylococcus sp. IVB6240 genome, one interval contains:
- a CDS encoding amino acid permease → MKSNKQTLKPTIGLFTAVTIIVGTIIGSGVFVKPSSVLAYAGTSSLALWAWLLGGALTLASGLTIAEVGAQITRTGGLYAYIKDIYGSFWGFLTGYTLTVLYGPAIIVSLILFLGILITKFFVISSFWTIPIGAGIFLFLLLLNMVGTYYANMMQNISTIAKLIPIIAIAVFGLIYGQEGVFGSDVTQLVMNQDGTVNFGRAVLATLFAYDGWIMLTTMAGEMKNPQKHLPLAMLIGILIVTFIYALINIAIFKTLPASEVYLYGNSVSVETAILLFGDIGAKIVNIGLIISIIGTLNGKLITFPRIPFAMAQDNLLPYSTKVQYVSKRFGSPIGAHIVMSALAMLILMLSVCFPTIFDADYLSEITIFIIYFFYMASFVGLFILRRRNKGQARAFSVPLYPFLPLIAIAGGLFIVINTLISDPIGSGIAIVGLLLGVPLYLFTVKRT, encoded by the coding sequence ATGAAATCTAATAAGCAAACTTTAAAACCAACGATTGGATTGTTTACAGCGGTCACAATTATTGTTGGTACCATCATAGGTTCTGGTGTATTCGTTAAACCGAGTTCTGTATTGGCCTATGCTGGGACGAGTAGTTTAGCACTTTGGGCTTGGCTGCTTGGTGGTGCACTTACATTAGCATCAGGTTTAACAATTGCTGAAGTTGGTGCACAAATTACACGTACAGGTGGTTTATATGCCTACATTAAAGATATTTATGGTTCATTTTGGGGGTTTTTAACAGGATATACATTAACTGTTTTATATGGACCAGCAATTATCGTGTCACTTATTCTTTTTTTAGGGATTTTAATTACAAAGTTCTTTGTAATCAGTAGTTTTTGGACGATACCTATTGGGGCAGGTATTTTCTTATTTTTACTTTTATTGAATATGGTAGGTACATATTATGCCAATATGATGCAAAATATTTCTACGATTGCAAAACTGATTCCAATTATTGCGATTGCAGTTTTCGGACTCATTTACGGTCAAGAAGGGGTATTTGGCAGTGACGTGACGCAATTGGTTATGAATCAGGATGGCACTGTTAACTTTGGCCGAGCAGTACTGGCTACACTTTTTGCTTATGATGGCTGGATCATGTTAACGACTATGGCGGGAGAAATGAAAAATCCACAGAAACATTTACCATTAGCAATGTTGATAGGGATTTTAATCGTGACATTTATCTATGCGTTGATTAATATTGCGATATTTAAGACACTTCCAGCTTCAGAAGTATATTTATATGGAAATAGTGTCAGTGTCGAAACGGCAATTCTCTTATTTGGTGATATCGGGGCGAAAATTGTAAATATCGGTTTAATTATCTCTATCATTGGTACATTGAATGGTAAGTTGATTACTTTTCCACGTATTCCATTTGCGATGGCACAAGATAATCTATTACCGTATTCAACAAAAGTTCAATATGTCAGCAAGCGTTTCGGCTCACCGATTGGGGCGCATATTGTGATGAGTGCACTGGCGATGTTGATCCTCATGCTAAGTGTTTGTTTCCCAACAATTTTTGATGCGGATTATTTATCAGAAATCACGATTTTTATTATTTACTTTTTCTATATGGCATCTTTTGTTGGTCTGTTTATTTTAAGACGTAGAAATAAAGGGCAAGCACGCGCGTTTTCGGTACCACTTTATCCATTTTTACCGCTTATTGCAATAGCGGGTGGTTTGTTTATTGTGATTAATACATTGATTTCAGATCCAATAGGGTCAGGCATTGCGATTGTAGGATTGCTCCTAGGCGTGCCACTGTATCTCTTTACAGTAAAGAGAACATAA
- a CDS encoding threonine/serine exporter family protein encodes MSIPIIFLCSFLTAFCFAFIYDAPRRLFLPAGLCGGFGYLTFHLVHMTFGIDSIYASLCGSFILGIMSHVMARRYKSPVILFMVPGIIPLVPGSIFFKAAQKLLTLEFNEANDIFIRATLIAGAIAVGLLMSDQFAKSFIRKPIQIIRPKRQQK; translated from the coding sequence ATGTCGATTCCAATTATATTTTTATGTAGTTTCTTAACCGCATTTTGCTTTGCCTTTATCTATGATGCACCGCGTCGTTTATTTCTACCAGCAGGATTATGTGGTGGGTTTGGTTATTTAACGTTTCACCTCGTTCATATGACTTTCGGTATCGATAGTATTTATGCCAGCCTATGTGGTAGTTTTATTCTTGGTATTATGAGTCATGTTATGGCACGTCGCTATAAGTCGCCAGTTATTCTTTTTATGGTACCGGGGATTATCCCGCTAGTGCCAGGGAGTATTTTCTTTAAAGCAGCACAAAAATTATTGACGTTAGAATTCAATGAGGCGAATGACATCTTTATCCGAGCTACATTGATTGCAGGTGCCATTGCGGTCGGTCTACTTATGTCTGATCAATTTGCCAAGTCGTTTATTAGAAAGCCTATACAGATTATTCGACCAAAACGTCAACAAAAATAA
- a CDS encoding threonine/serine exporter family protein, whose amino-acid sequence MLIQSRPSDQDVMNIVMLAGRILLECGAEANRVEDTMQRIAIAYGYEETQGYALNIFINFSLSPDHDTRMVKIKKNDTNLRKVFLVNHISRQIAQQKLSFDEAYQTLKQLDKTSHRYKLWHKMLFAGLISMGFLYLQGGGWQDLLPAVLAGALGYFVTEYMKGKQLTLFIPDFLGAIVIGMVAIPINHWIGSPNLAATITAGVMPIVPGVLITTAIQDLFERHMLMFTAKFLEAIVTSFAIGAGITTAFIVF is encoded by the coding sequence ATGTTGATTCAATCAAGACCGTCGGATCAAGACGTGATGAATATTGTGATGCTTGCTGGCCGTATATTATTAGAATGCGGCGCAGAAGCAAACCGTGTGGAAGATACCATGCAGCGTATAGCCATCGCATATGGTTATGAAGAAACACAAGGTTATGCGTTGAATATTTTTATTAACTTTTCTTTATCACCGGATCATGACACACGTATGGTAAAAATTAAAAAAAATGATACTAACTTGCGCAAAGTATTTTTAGTGAATCACATTTCGCGACAAATTGCGCAACAGAAATTATCGTTTGATGAAGCTTATCAAACACTTAAACAACTTGATAAAACCTCTCATCGCTATAAGTTATGGCATAAAATGTTATTTGCAGGACTTATTTCTATGGGCTTTTTATACTTGCAAGGAGGCGGCTGGCAAGATTTATTACCTGCTGTACTTGCTGGTGCATTAGGTTATTTTGTAACAGAGTATATGAAAGGGAAACAGCTGACTCTTTTCATTCCGGACTTTTTAGGCGCGATTGTAATCGGTATGGTTGCTATTCCAATTAATCATTGGATTGGAAGCCCTAATCTTGCTGCCACCATCACTGCAGGTGTGATGCCTATCGTACCAGGGGTATTAATAACAACGGCAATCCAAGACCTGTTTGAACGACACATGCTCATGTTTACAGCAAAATTCTTAGAAGCAATCGTCACATCATTTGCGATTGGTGCAGGTATTACCACTGCATTTATTGTATTTTAG